In Stieleria varia, one genomic interval encodes:
- a CDS encoding DUF1592 domain-containing protein, which produces MCKRYFPIRRLLVLLVIVRFCVSPPAMASDSSHEVFESDVRPVLKGLCYQCHGPANNESGIRLDQLNPNMVEGNDAESWHDVLNQISQGEMPPAKATQPSPRERRLLTQWIGSALREAAAAKRFKDGRVLTRRLTRYEYANTMRDLLGVDLDFARNLPPEPVSPTGFLNDGATLEMSPTQIEMYLGVARRALAEAIVIGERPTLHEFSQRTTAIGNLPTKKVAGHQPVNPEFILDLKEFPRHGEFELSITAQAATPNNEAFPRMRVSLGHVPGIIHVPRGQIGEIDVTEELQTYTLRGRMEDFPQPGPVSFGNSGFKGMIVMIDFIDADGKELRYPDRKYAQRAPQPKKKGEAKKEEKTKSEEDRQPVPFGKRLEVRVTAVEFKAPVYASWPPPSHQRLLFESEHADDESRYVRDLLHSFMTRAFRRPVTEDEVEQTAGLFDTIRPQSESFEQALRETFASVLVSPHFLYIVEQASRQSENNRVTDWELASRLSYFLWSTAPDQTLLDLAGEGRLRQPDVLGQQVDRMLSDDRCTQFVQRFVDQWLDLDALNRVAVNPEFFPDFDNNLKHQMRKESQVYFSEILRGDRSALELLDSDWAMLNRPLAIHYGLTGPRSSQFERVALEPGDRRGGLLWQAAFHLANSNGEDSHPIKRAVWILDRLLDSPPAPPPPDVPELNPERPDLAKLTLKEQLAVHREKESCASCHNGIDPWGIPLENFDAVGRWRTEIPAHKKRPRVSVDARSVLPDGAEIEGARQLQRYLLEDCDERFARSLVRRLMAYGLGRTLDFGDRQSAQTLTQQFIEKDFKLKSLIRDFVLSDTFQTK; this is translated from the coding sequence ATGTGCAAACGCTACTTTCCGATCCGACGCCTCCTCGTGCTATTGGTCATCGTGCGTTTTTGTGTGTCGCCGCCTGCAATGGCAAGCGATTCATCGCACGAGGTGTTTGAGAGTGATGTGCGACCAGTCTTGAAAGGTCTGTGTTACCAGTGTCATGGGCCGGCCAACAACGAGAGCGGCATTCGCCTGGACCAGCTCAATCCAAATATGGTTGAGGGAAATGATGCCGAGTCCTGGCATGATGTGCTCAATCAAATCAGCCAAGGAGAAATGCCTCCGGCCAAAGCAACGCAGCCATCGCCCCGTGAGCGGCGACTGTTGACCCAGTGGATCGGTTCGGCACTGCGTGAAGCAGCTGCGGCGAAGCGTTTCAAGGATGGACGAGTGTTGACGCGGCGTCTCACGCGATACGAATACGCCAATACGATGCGTGATCTGCTGGGAGTCGATTTGGACTTCGCCCGCAACCTGCCACCAGAACCGGTCTCACCGACAGGATTCCTGAATGACGGTGCGACCTTGGAAATGTCGCCCACGCAAATCGAAATGTACTTGGGCGTTGCGCGGCGCGCGTTGGCCGAAGCGATTGTGATAGGCGAACGTCCAACGTTGCACGAATTCTCCCAGAGGACGACGGCGATTGGCAATCTTCCGACAAAGAAAGTCGCCGGCCACCAACCGGTAAACCCGGAGTTCATCTTGGACTTAAAGGAGTTTCCTCGGCACGGAGAGTTTGAGCTGAGTATCACGGCCCAAGCTGCAACTCCCAACAACGAAGCGTTTCCAAGGATGCGAGTGTCCCTGGGGCACGTGCCGGGCATCATTCATGTGCCGCGTGGCCAAATCGGCGAGATCGATGTTACAGAAGAGCTGCAGACTTATACGCTTCGCGGGCGGATGGAGGACTTTCCGCAACCCGGTCCCGTGTCGTTTGGGAACTCGGGTTTCAAAGGCATGATCGTGATGATCGACTTTATTGACGCCGATGGGAAAGAGCTCCGTTATCCCGATCGGAAGTATGCCCAACGCGCACCCCAGCCGAAGAAGAAGGGTGAGGCCAAAAAGGAGGAGAAAACAAAGTCCGAGGAAGATCGCCAGCCGGTTCCATTTGGAAAGCGGCTGGAGGTCCGAGTGACCGCAGTCGAATTCAAAGCCCCGGTTTACGCAAGTTGGCCGCCACCGAGTCATCAGCGTTTGCTGTTTGAATCGGAACATGCGGACGACGAGTCGCGTTACGTTCGCGACTTGTTGCACTCATTCATGACGCGTGCCTTTCGCCGTCCGGTCACGGAAGACGAAGTCGAGCAGACGGCTGGGCTGTTTGACACGATTCGCCCGCAGTCAGAGTCGTTTGAACAGGCGCTTCGTGAAACCTTCGCTTCCGTTCTGGTCTCTCCGCACTTTCTCTACATTGTTGAGCAGGCCTCGCGGCAATCCGAAAACAACCGCGTTACCGATTGGGAATTGGCGTCACGTCTGTCGTATTTCCTCTGGAGTACAGCGCCGGATCAAACGCTCTTGGACTTGGCCGGCGAAGGCAGGCTGCGGCAACCGGACGTGCTCGGGCAACAGGTCGATCGAATGTTGTCAGACGATCGATGCACGCAATTCGTTCAACGATTTGTCGATCAATGGCTTGACCTGGATGCCTTGAATCGCGTCGCGGTGAACCCGGAGTTCTTTCCCGACTTTGATAACAACCTGAAGCATCAGATGCGGAAGGAATCGCAAGTTTACTTTTCTGAGATTCTGCGCGGTGACCGCAGTGCGTTGGAGTTGCTCGATTCCGATTGGGCCATGTTGAACCGTCCATTGGCAATACACTACGGCCTGACCGGACCTCGTTCCAGTCAGTTTGAGCGTGTCGCTTTGGAGCCGGGCGATCGACGCGGCGGATTACTTTGGCAAGCAGCTTTTCATTTGGCAAATTCGAATGGCGAGGACTCGCATCCGATCAAACGTGCGGTTTGGATCCTGGATCGTCTGCTCGACTCACCTCCGGCGCCGCCGCCACCTGATGTGCCTGAACTGAATCCGGAACGCCCGGACTTGGCAAAGCTAACATTGAAGGAACAACTTGCCGTGCATCGAGAGAAGGAGTCCTGTGCCAGCTGCCACAACGGGATTGATCCGTGGGGCATTCCGCTTGAAAACTTTGATGCGGTAGGTCGCTGGCGAACGGAGATCCCGGCACACAAAAAGCGGCCGCGAGTATCCGTTGACGCGAGAAGCGTTTTGCCTGACGGTGCAGAAATTGAAGGTGCTCGGCAGCTGCAACGGTATCTTCTAGAAGATTGTGACGAGAGGTTTGCCCGTTCTCTGGTGCGCAGGCTGATGGCTTACGGGCTGGGCCGTACACTCGATTTCGGGGATCGCCAGTCTGCCCAAACGCTCACCCAGCAATTCATCGAGAAAGATTTCAAACTCAAGTCGCTGATCAGGGACTTCGTCCTAAGCGATACCTTTCAAACGAAGTAG
- a CDS encoding beta-propeller domain-containing protein, whose translation MTIQEAIQRPVGIFISYARADGLDYSRRLRERFERELPDSPIWRDHEAMAAGKRWWPQIEEALEAAQCMVLLLTPGSLNSIYTTREWRYCRQNAIQVIPVRVPGVTLNHGDVPPWVSAIHWFDLESDQDWEKFKSQLRNPPPVDRIPFMAPDIPQGFVERPVEYERLLDQVLHADQGKLTAVSALHGAGGFGKTTLAARLCHDDRVVTAYIDGILWVTLGEVPNVLRELSSLYGALTGRHPGFESEYEAAIAVADHLEHRRCLLVIDDVWNLAHLQPFLRGGNSCRRLITTRKANIAVSAECEAPVLVDEMQLSEATMMLSQDVASEVTPALKQLAQRLGEWPLMLELARAALRSRMRPPKNESFETALRHVDKLLERRGIKGLKVADNASRQASISATMDISLENLDASDRQAATELAVFAADLEIPQSALEALWNVDDFDTELRIERLADASLVRQQAEHGTIRLHDVVREYFETKLSDRASLHARLVANWGPSHTLPDRFAWEWYGYHLLSAGAEQRMQDLILDPSWLEAKLRITGPNALITDAERLQAHPGVAQESVATAGLVRDAIRLSGHLTAQSPEQFMSQLVGRLTIAATRHPALRGLIRQISTSRRQPVLLPRTRVLSQVGDPLVRTLQGHRGAVTSVCVTPNGRHIVSGSEDHALIVWESETGRQVRSLGGHSDFVSCVVVTHAGDRAVSASLDRTIRVWDLETGIVTQTFHGHVDQVTSVLVTPDDRYVVSGSLDETIKVWDLTQGRIIKTLEGHGAGVNCVCVTADGRHVVSASADGSLTVWDLPWGQPIRRLVEHEGPVLAVCVTPDGLRAISASADRTSKVWDLSRGCCVNTLANNGEAVTSLAINRNGRCLVTATTNGLLTTWDLDEWRKMRTIDDRSGVLSVCMTPDGRHAVTGGLDQSLRVWDLEVEPEVVPRPAHRSTISSICVTQDGRQAISASHDRSLKVWDVESGVEILSLTGHVGWVNCVCVTPDACFAISASSDQTLRIWQLASASTPLALKGHDIAVSSVCAMPNGAHAVSAAYDKTLKVWDLKNGQAIRSLQGHEGAVTCVAVTHDGQHVVSGASDHTLKIWDWAKARELRTMVGHVAEVTQVCVTPDGAHVVSASTDHTLKVWDLASGLNTKTLTGHQAEVTCVSLTPDGRYAISASFDRTLIIWRLDRGERISTFTAESQLTTCMISPDGRTVLVGDSLGQLHFFTLTGMEEL comes from the coding sequence ATGACGATTCAAGAGGCGATTCAACGGCCGGTGGGGATTTTCATTTCATATGCTCGGGCGGACGGTCTGGACTACAGCCGGCGACTTCGAGAGCGATTTGAACGCGAGTTGCCCGACAGCCCGATCTGGCGCGATCACGAAGCAATGGCGGCGGGAAAGCGTTGGTGGCCACAGATTGAAGAAGCTTTGGAGGCTGCGCAATGCATGGTTCTGCTGCTGACACCCGGTTCGTTGAATTCCATCTATACGACGCGTGAATGGCGTTATTGTCGACAAAACGCCATCCAAGTCATTCCCGTGCGTGTGCCCGGCGTGACCTTGAATCATGGCGACGTACCACCGTGGGTGAGTGCGATTCATTGGTTCGACTTGGAGAGCGATCAGGATTGGGAGAAGTTCAAGTCGCAATTGCGCAATCCCCCACCCGTTGACCGCATTCCGTTCATGGCACCCGATATTCCGCAAGGTTTTGTCGAACGTCCGGTTGAATATGAACGGCTGTTAGACCAAGTGCTTCATGCCGATCAAGGAAAGCTTACCGCCGTCAGTGCATTGCACGGCGCGGGCGGGTTTGGCAAGACAACTCTAGCTGCACGCCTCTGTCATGACGACCGTGTTGTGACGGCATATATCGATGGAATTTTGTGGGTTACACTAGGTGAAGTTCCGAACGTACTGCGGGAACTGTCCAGTCTGTACGGTGCGCTCACTGGGCGGCACCCTGGATTTGAGAGTGAGTATGAAGCTGCCATTGCCGTGGCGGATCATCTTGAACACCGCCGTTGCCTCCTTGTCATTGACGACGTCTGGAACCTAGCCCATCTCCAGCCGTTTCTCCGGGGCGGAAACAGTTGCCGTCGGCTAATCACGACGCGAAAAGCTAACATCGCTGTCAGTGCGGAATGTGAAGCACCGGTACTCGTTGACGAAATGCAACTCAGCGAAGCCACCATGATGTTGAGTCAAGATGTGGCATCTGAAGTCACGCCAGCGCTGAAGCAGCTTGCTCAACGATTAGGCGAATGGCCGTTAATGCTCGAACTAGCCCGAGCGGCGCTGCGGAGTCGAATGCGGCCTCCCAAAAACGAATCATTTGAGACCGCCTTGCGGCACGTCGATAAGCTGTTGGAGCGGCGAGGAATCAAGGGACTGAAAGTCGCGGACAACGCCTCTCGCCAGGCGTCCATCAGTGCGACCATGGACATCAGTCTGGAGAACCTCGATGCGTCAGATCGACAGGCGGCAACGGAACTCGCTGTCTTCGCCGCCGACCTGGAAATCCCGCAATCGGCCTTGGAAGCTCTATGGAACGTCGATGATTTCGATACTGAACTTAGGATTGAACGCCTAGCGGATGCCTCGCTTGTTCGTCAGCAAGCCGAACACGGAACGATTCGTCTGCATGATGTCGTTCGCGAGTACTTTGAAACCAAACTCTCCGACCGTGCGTCGTTACACGCACGGCTAGTTGCCAATTGGGGGCCAAGTCACACGCTGCCCGATCGATTCGCCTGGGAATGGTACGGCTACCACCTCCTGTCAGCCGGTGCCGAGCAACGCATGCAGGACCTAATCCTTGATCCGAGCTGGCTCGAGGCAAAACTGCGAATAACCGGGCCCAATGCGCTCATCACGGATGCTGAACGATTGCAGGCACATCCGGGCGTAGCCCAAGAATCCGTCGCGACAGCCGGACTCGTGCGAGACGCGATTCGCCTCTCTGGTCATCTTACGGCGCAGTCGCCTGAGCAGTTCATGAGCCAACTGGTTGGTCGCTTGACGATTGCCGCCACTCGTCATCCAGCGTTGCGCGGACTGATTCGACAAATCTCGACATCACGGCGGCAACCTGTACTGCTGCCCAGAACAAGAGTGCTGAGCCAAGTCGGTGACCCACTCGTGCGGACCTTGCAAGGGCACCGCGGCGCGGTAACGAGCGTCTGCGTGACACCGAACGGTCGACACATCGTCTCCGGTTCGGAAGATCACGCGTTGATTGTCTGGGAATCGGAAACGGGACGGCAGGTACGCTCTCTCGGCGGTCACTCCGATTTCGTTAGCTGTGTCGTTGTGACTCACGCCGGTGATCGCGCTGTGTCGGCGTCGCTTGATCGAACCATCCGCGTCTGGGACCTCGAGACAGGTATTGTTACCCAAACATTTCATGGACATGTCGACCAGGTGACAAGCGTCTTGGTCACACCTGATGACAGGTATGTCGTTTCGGGGTCACTCGACGAAACGATCAAAGTCTGGGATCTGACGCAAGGAAGGATAATCAAGACGCTTGAGGGACATGGGGCCGGCGTGAATTGTGTCTGTGTGACCGCAGATGGAAGGCACGTCGTTTCTGCATCAGCAGATGGTTCGCTCACCGTCTGGGACTTGCCGTGGGGTCAGCCAATTCGCAGGTTGGTGGAACATGAGGGGCCAGTGCTTGCCGTATGCGTGACCCCGGACGGACTCCGCGCGATCTCCGCCTCGGCGGATCGGACTTCGAAGGTCTGGGATCTGTCACGTGGATGTTGCGTGAACACACTTGCAAATAACGGCGAGGCGGTTACAAGTCTGGCAATCAATCGAAATGGTCGATGTCTCGTAACGGCTACGACAAATGGTTTGTTGACCACCTGGGATCTGGATGAGTGGCGAAAGATGCGGACGATCGACGACCGAAGCGGTGTGTTGAGCGTTTGTATGACACCTGATGGTCGTCACGCTGTCACCGGCGGCCTCGATCAATCGCTCAGAGTCTGGGACTTGGAGGTTGAACCCGAGGTGGTTCCTCGACCGGCGCACCGCAGTACGATTTCCAGCATATGTGTGACGCAGGACGGTCGTCAGGCGATCTCGGCGTCGCACGATCGTTCTCTCAAAGTCTGGGATGTCGAAAGTGGAGTCGAGATCCTTTCGCTTACGGGACACGTCGGCTGGGTCAATTGCGTGTGCGTAACTCCGGACGCTTGTTTCGCGATCTCCGCGTCGAGCGACCAGACGCTTCGGATCTGGCAACTTGCATCAGCTAGTACACCGCTTGCCCTCAAGGGACACGACATTGCCGTGAGCAGCGTGTGTGCGATGCCGAACGGCGCGCATGCCGTTTCCGCGGCATATGATAAAACTCTCAAGGTGTGGGATTTAAAAAACGGGCAAGCGATACGTTCGCTTCAAGGACACGAGGGAGCAGTGACCTGCGTGGCCGTAACGCACGATGGTCAGCATGTCGTCTCTGGCGCTAGCGATCACACGCTAAAGATTTGGGATTGGGCGAAAGCACGCGAACTTCGTACGATGGTAGGACATGTCGCCGAGGTAACTCAGGTTTGCGTCACTCCCGACGGAGCCCACGTGGTCTCGGCATCCACGGATCACACGCTCAAGGTCTGGGACCTAGCGTCTGGACTGAATACTAAGACGTTGACTGGGCACCAGGCGGAAGTCACTTGTGTCAGCCTGACGCCTGACGGGCGATATGCCATCTCCGCATCATTCGATCGAACGCTCATCATTTGGCGTCTCGACCGCGGGGAGCGTATTTCGACTTTCACCGCCGAATCTCAACTTACAACGTGTATGATTAGCCCAGATGGCCGCACAGTTCTAGTGGGTGATTCACTAGGCCAACTGCACTTTTTTACGCTGACGGGAATGGAGGAACTATAG
- a CDS encoding glycosyltransferase family 2 protein encodes MANNEKWLAALPIFNEAQYVDGILDEVSRYASDILVVDDGSSDQTPAILARRDDIHVVTHPQNRGYGAALQSAFAFTLQNGFDGVVTLDCDGQHQPKRIPRFIEMAAAADIVSGSRYLKQYAGDDAPPPERLFINRRITETLNQRLGYQLTDAFCGFKAYRAEALTKLDITDDGYAMPLELWVQASAAGLRVIEIPVPLIYLDLQRSFGGSLDHAETRLRHYNDVIDAAVARVCRSGRSLLPETALTKSC; translated from the coding sequence ATGGCAAACAACGAAAAATGGCTTGCGGCTCTGCCGATTTTTAACGAAGCACAATATGTCGACGGGATCCTGGACGAAGTCTCACGGTACGCCAGCGATATCCTGGTCGTGGATGACGGTTCTTCTGACCAGACGCCAGCGATCTTGGCCCGCCGTGATGACATTCACGTCGTGACCCACCCGCAAAACCGCGGCTACGGTGCCGCCCTGCAATCCGCGTTCGCATTCACCCTGCAAAACGGTTTCGACGGCGTGGTCACCTTGGACTGCGACGGACAGCACCAGCCCAAGCGGATCCCGCGATTCATCGAGATGGCTGCGGCCGCCGACATCGTGTCCGGCAGCCGTTATCTGAAACAATACGCCGGCGACGATGCACCTCCGCCGGAACGGCTATTCATCAACCGACGCATCACCGAGACGCTCAATCAACGTTTGGGCTATCAACTGACCGACGCGTTTTGTGGCTTCAAAGCCTATCGCGCCGAAGCCCTCACGAAACTCGATATCACCGACGACGGCTACGCGATGCCTCTGGAACTGTGGGTTCAAGCCTCTGCGGCAGGCTTACGCGTGATCGAAATCCCCGTGCCGTTGATTTATTTGGATTTGCAACGATCCTTTGGTGGGTCCCTGGATCACGCGGAAACTCGATTGCGTCACTACAATGACGTGATCGACGCGGCCGTCGCCCGCGTCTGCCGGTCCGGACGCAGCCTGTTGCCTGAGACCGCACTGACAAAATCCTGTTAG
- a CDS encoding transglutaminase family protein yields the protein MNYKVTHCIKYMYSAPVSICHNLLRVHPRQTHTQIVENHQLTIHPTPDEMQQYQDCFGNRLCYSEISKPHETMSISAESQLQVAQVTTIEPHLTEPWDQLTSRLASELSPVVLNACQFISASRIIKPNARLAEYARPSFTAGKPILEAAVEFASRLFDDFSYDASASTVSQDLGPSELLPHRRVRRVQPDSLGLAVNVVDDVLTHRLGKAADLAHLYIGCLRSLGLAARCVSGYLRTVTPPGTTRPAGLDSTHMWASVFCGADGWVDIDPTINAITSFDHIAVAWGRDFDEVCAMNGVFIGNAQATSSVTVDISSEG from the coding sequence ATGAATTACAAGGTCACTCATTGCATCAAATATATGTATTCGGCACCCGTTTCGATTTGCCACAATCTGTTGCGAGTGCATCCGCGTCAAACTCATACGCAAATCGTTGAGAATCACCAGTTGACCATTCATCCAACACCTGACGAAATGCAGCAATATCAGGACTGTTTTGGCAACCGTCTTTGCTATTCTGAAATCAGCAAACCGCATGAGACAATGTCGATCAGTGCTGAGAGCCAGTTGCAGGTAGCTCAGGTTACCACGATTGAGCCACACCTGACGGAGCCCTGGGACCAACTGACATCTCGATTAGCGTCAGAATTGTCGCCCGTAGTACTGAATGCTTGTCAATTCATCTCCGCCTCTAGGATCATCAAGCCGAATGCGAGATTAGCCGAGTATGCGAGGCCATCGTTCACTGCGGGAAAGCCGATTCTGGAGGCTGCCGTGGAGTTCGCAAGCCGCTTGTTCGATGATTTCAGCTACGATGCTTCTGCGTCCACAGTGTCACAGGATTTAGGTCCTTCCGAGCTGCTTCCGCATCGCCGCGTGCGTCGTGTTCAGCCAGACTCTTTGGGGCTGGCTGTTAACGTCGTCGACGACGTCTTGACGCACCGTCTCGGCAAAGCTGCGGATCTGGCTCACCTTTACATCGGCTGCCTCCGTTCATTGGGATTGGCAGCTCGTTGCGTCAGCGGTTACCTGCGAACGGTCACGCCCCCTGGCACGACTCGACCTGCTGGCCTGGATTCGACACATATGTGGGCATCAGTCTTCTGTGGTGCGGATGGTTGGGTCGACATTGATCCTACCATTAATGCCATCACATCTTTCGACCACATTGCTGTCGCTTGGGGGCGTGACTTTGACGAGGTATGTGCGATGAATGGGGTCTTCATCGGAAACGCTCAGGCGACGTCGTCGGTCACGGTTGACATTTCCTCGGAAGGTTAA
- a CDS encoding circularly permuted type 2 ATP-grasp protein — MTASDVNSSETGDLFRDYVPSRGVYDEYKMDSGEWRPHAKSLVASIRQMGAQEFGKRWKQTQSQIHRGDETRIETRRENELDPLPVILPSSEWQAVANGLRQRARLLNQVLMDVYGPQQLIKSGTLPSQMVFGHSSFLASCQGHLPERGNGNFLKFYAADLARSADGQWWVLADHTEAPTGMGYALENRIAISSMLPDVIQECGVQRLAGFFAEAREALKNTLPENHPRAGNPRVVMLNAGRKSHSYFEDAYMARYLGYEFVEPGDLSVRNGRVMLKTLKGLVDVDVILRHLFSESIDPLEFISNANAGVAGLFRAARSGRVEIANPLGSGLVESPAFMASMPQLCQSFLGEDLLLPAVATWWCGQPLALAYALRHLGELTLRRSSQHRVVHHADGFKPLTQNDLAELVLDNPADFAAQETIDGSTAPVWGARPYPGFVSYRAYLVYSGTSYVVMPGAWARTATVLGPNDASTAIGYRSKDVWIVNEEAPEPRITLIIPSQVGLLQRGGTEIPSRTADNVYWLGRQLERAEALSKLLRSTARRMTGGLRETSEIELPSLLRCLIQLGQLDPAYAIAEMAAELPPIEQTLPTVVFDPANPRSLRSILDGALEIESLIHENISLDTSRLIHRINEHLRLPHRHTPNVADLLATTDELVTELAALSGIFAASMPRSLVWRFYELGHRIEHSQQIISLIESISASPEDPASIMETMLEVTDSLAIYRSRYMARMHFDATLDLLLVDETNPSSLAFQFVQIVDHIEQLPGVLEQATFPLERKLAATLLHSVRIVDAREVAQHTNHEDRLAKLTTEWMDALRQLSDAITQKYLLYIGGVHSFHDVSEK; from the coding sequence ATGACTGCGTCAGACGTGAATTCATCCGAGACCGGCGATTTGTTTCGGGACTATGTTCCTTCGCGCGGTGTGTATGACGAATACAAGATGGATTCGGGTGAATGGCGGCCTCATGCCAAATCTTTAGTGGCATCGATTCGTCAAATGGGTGCCCAAGAGTTTGGGAAACGATGGAAACAGACACAATCACAGATTCATCGAGGTGATGAAACGCGCATCGAGACGAGACGAGAGAACGAATTGGATCCGCTACCCGTCATTTTGCCGTCTTCCGAGTGGCAAGCGGTTGCGAATGGGTTGCGACAGCGCGCTAGGCTACTAAATCAAGTTCTGATGGATGTTTATGGCCCGCAACAACTGATCAAGTCTGGGACGTTGCCATCGCAAATGGTGTTCGGACATTCATCGTTCCTAGCATCCTGTCAAGGTCACTTACCGGAGCGTGGTAATGGCAACTTTCTGAAATTCTATGCAGCCGATTTGGCGCGTTCGGCTGACGGACAGTGGTGGGTGCTGGCCGATCACACCGAGGCGCCGACGGGAATGGGGTATGCGTTAGAGAACCGCATCGCCATTTCAAGTATGCTGCCCGATGTAATTCAGGAGTGCGGAGTTCAGCGGCTCGCAGGTTTTTTTGCAGAAGCTCGAGAAGCGCTGAAGAATACATTGCCTGAGAACCACCCCCGAGCGGGAAATCCTCGAGTTGTGATGTTGAACGCTGGCCGAAAGAGCCACAGCTACTTCGAGGATGCCTACATGGCGCGGTACCTCGGATACGAATTTGTCGAACCTGGCGACCTTTCTGTCCGCAACGGAAGGGTGATGCTCAAGACGCTAAAGGGACTTGTTGATGTTGACGTCATTCTGCGGCATCTCTTTAGCGAATCGATTGATCCACTTGAGTTCATATCAAACGCCAACGCGGGTGTGGCTGGGCTGTTTCGCGCAGCCAGATCCGGTCGCGTCGAGATTGCAAATCCGTTGGGCAGTGGTCTTGTCGAATCCCCCGCTTTTATGGCGAGTATGCCGCAATTGTGCCAATCGTTCTTGGGTGAGGATTTGTTGCTACCTGCTGTTGCGACTTGGTGGTGCGGTCAACCTCTTGCGCTTGCGTACGCATTGCGGCACTTGGGCGAACTGACACTTCGGCGATCCTCGCAACATCGAGTAGTCCATCACGCAGACGGATTCAAACCACTCACACAGAACGACTTGGCCGAGCTGGTGCTGGACAACCCCGCAGACTTTGCCGCGCAGGAAACAATCGACGGTTCGACCGCGCCGGTTTGGGGGGCAAGACCGTATCCCGGCTTCGTTTCATACCGCGCCTACCTTGTCTATTCGGGTACTTCTTATGTCGTGATGCCTGGTGCTTGGGCCCGAACAGCGACCGTGCTGGGGCCGAACGATGCGTCAACTGCGATCGGTTATAGGAGCAAGGATGTATGGATTGTCAACGAAGAGGCTCCCGAGCCACGGATAACTCTGATAATCCCCAGCCAAGTCGGGTTGCTTCAACGGGGCGGCACGGAAATCCCCAGTCGAACGGCCGACAACGTGTATTGGCTCGGCCGGCAACTCGAACGAGCCGAAGCACTTTCTAAATTGCTTCGGAGTACTGCCCGCCGGATGACGGGAGGGTTGCGAGAGACGAGCGAGATTGAACTGCCCTCGCTGCTACGGTGTTTGATACAGCTTGGTCAGCTCGATCCGGCCTATGCGATAGCGGAGATGGCGGCGGAATTACCGCCGATCGAACAAACGCTGCCGACAGTTGTCTTTGATCCAGCAAACCCGAGAAGTTTGCGGAGCATCCTAGATGGCGCGTTGGAGATCGAGTCGCTGATTCATGAAAACATTTCCCTGGATACATCGCGGTTAATCCACCGCATCAATGAACATTTGCGTCTGCCCCACCGGCACACCCCCAATGTCGCCGATCTGTTGGCGACCACGGACGAGTTGGTGACCGAGTTAGCGGCGCTCAGCGGAATTTTTGCTGCGAGTATGCCGCGTTCCCTCGTCTGGCGATTCTACGAGTTGGGGCATCGCATCGAACATTCACAGCAAATCATCAGTTTGATCGAAAGTATATCGGCATCGCCGGAAGATCCTGCTTCGATTATGGAGACGATGTTGGAGGTGACCGACAGTCTAGCCATCTATCGGTCGCGTTACATGGCGCGAATGCATTTTGACGCTACACTGGACTTACTTTTGGTCGATGAAACCAATCCGAGTTCCCTAGCGTTTCAGTTTGTTCAAATCGTCGACCACATCGAGCAGTTACCAGGTGTCTTAGAGCAGGCGACGTTTCCGCTGGAGAGGAAACTTGCCGCAACGCTCTTACATTCGGTTCGTATCGTGGACGCTCGCGAGGTCGCTCAGCACACCAACCATGAGGATCGACTGGCGAAGTTGACGACCGAGTGGATGGACGCTCTTCGCCAACTCTCCGATGCGATCACTCAGAAATACTTGCTCTACATTGGCGGAGTGCATTCTTTTCACGACGTGAGCGAAAAATGA